In one window of Henckelia pumila isolate YLH828 chromosome 1, ASM3356847v2, whole genome shotgun sequence DNA:
- the LOC140883419 gene encoding uncharacterized protein isoform X2 translates to MVVPLQLHSRSSSGIIQVFRTWSVVGIRGYDLTEEIVVNEVEFEELALDVIVEEVSWYLKWDVEWRILLMSVVTGRDYGCKRKSI, encoded by the exons ATGGTGGTACCCCTGCAACTTCACTCCCGCTCTTCAAg TGGCATCATCCAGGTATTTCGCACTTGGTCGGTGGTTGGCATTCGCGGCTATGATTTGACGGAGGAGATAGTGGTGAATGAGGTGGAGTTTGAGGAATTAGCGTTGGATGTGATTGTCGAAGAAGTTTCGTGGTACCTGAAGTGGGATGTTGAGTGGAGGATATTGCTTATGTCGGTTGTGACTGGTCGTGACTATGG GTGTAAGAGGAAATCCATCTAA
- the LOC140883419 gene encoding uncharacterized protein isoform X1 has translation MQSDQSVLSLRPGGGSRGGNRVFGSRLDTSTTANSDLSLLRPHGGTPATSLPLFKVFRTWSVVGIRGYDLTEEIVVNEVEFEELALDVIVEEVSWYLKWDVEWRILLMSVVTGRDYGCKRKSI, from the exons ATGCAATCTGATCAGTCGGTGCTAAGCTTGAGACCAGGTGGTGGCAGTCGCGGCGGCAACAGAGTATTCGGATCGCGCTTAGATACATCAACGACTGCCAATTCTGATCTCTCGTTGCTGCGTCCTCATGGTGGTACCCCTGCAACTTCACTCCCGCTCTTCAAg GTATTTCGCACTTGGTCGGTGGTTGGCATTCGCGGCTATGATTTGACGGAGGAGATAGTGGTGAATGAGGTGGAGTTTGAGGAATTAGCGTTGGATGTGATTGTCGAAGAAGTTTCGTGGTACCTGAAGTGGGATGTTGAGTGGAGGATATTGCTTATGTCGGTTGTGACTGGTCGTGACTATGG GTGTAAGAGGAAATCCATCTAA